The following proteins are co-located in the Primulina tabacum isolate GXHZ01 chromosome 11, ASM2559414v2, whole genome shotgun sequence genome:
- the LOC142518105 gene encoding AP-2 complex subunit mu, with translation MPVAASAIYFLNLRGDVLINRLYRDDVGGNMVDAFRTHIMQTKELGTCPVRQIGGCSFFYMRISNVYIVIVVSSNANVACAFKFVVEAVALFKSYFGGAFDEDAIRNNFVLIYELLDEIMDFGYPQNLSPEILKLYITQEGVRSPFSSKPTEKPVPNATLQVTGAVGWRREGLVYKKNEVFLDIVESVNLLMSSKGSVLRCDVTGKILMKCFLSGMPDLKLGLNDKIGLEKESQLKSRPTKSGKTIELDDVTFHQCVNLTRFNSEKTVSFVPPDGEFELMKYRITEGVNLPFRVLPTIKELGRTRMEVNVKVKSVFGAKMFALGVVVKIPVPKQTAKTSFQVTSGRAKYNPSIDCLVWKIRKFPGQTEPTLSAEVELISTMTEKKSWTRPPIQMEFQVPMFTASGLRVRFLKVWEKSGYNTVEWVRYITKAGSYEIRC, from the exons ATGCCCGTGGCAGCTTCCGCTATTTATTTCCTCAATCTTCGTGGCGATGTCCTCATCAATCGTCTCTATCGTGACGATGTCGG GGGAAATATGGTAGATGCTTTTAGAACGCACATAATGCAAACAAAGGAACTTGGCACGTGTCCTGTACGGCAGATTGGTGGCTGCTCTTTCTTTTACATGAGAATTAGCAATGTTTATATCGTGATTGTCGTAAGCAGCAATGCAAATGTTGCTTGTGCATTCAAGTTTGTCGTTGAG GCAGTTGCATtatttaaatcatattttgGTGGGGCTTTTGATGAAGATGCCATCCGCaataattttgttttgatttatgAACTGCTGGATG AGATTATGGATTTTGGTTACCCCCAAAACCTGTCACCTGAAATTTTAAAGCTTTACATAACCCAGGAAGGTGTACGGTCCCCATTTTCGTCCAAG CCTACAGAAAAACCAGTTCCAAATGCGACTTTACAAGTTACTGGTGCTGTTGGCTGGCGAAGGGAAGGTCTGGTCTACAAGAAAAATGAG GTGTTTCTTGATATTGTGGAAAGTGTTAACCTTTTGATGTCTTCGAAAG GTAGTGTCCTACGATGTGATGTGACTGGAAAGATTCTAATGAAATGCTTTCTTTCTGGAATGCCTGATTTAAAGTTgggtttaaatgataaaattGGACTTGAAAAGGAGTCACAGCTCAAGTCCCGTCCTACTAAAAG TGGAAAAACTATTGAGCTTGATGACGTTACTTTCCACCAATGTGTGAACTTGACAAGATTCAATTCTGAAAAGACTGTTAGTTTTGTTCCTCCAGATGGTGAATTTGAATTGATGAA GTACCGCATCACAGAGGGGGTTAATCTCCCTTTTCGGGTATTGCCAACAATCAAGGAATTGGGTCGGACACGTATGGAAGTGAATGTTAAG GTAAAAAGTGTTTTTGGGGCAAAAATGTTCGCACTTGGAGTGGTTGTTAAGATACCTGTGCCAAAACAAACAGCAAAAACAAGTTTTCAGGTGACATCCGGCCGAGCAAAGTACAATCCATCCATTGATTGCTTGGTTTGGAA GATAAGAAAATTTCCTGGACAAACCGAGCCAACTTTGAGTGCTGAAGTGGAGCTAATTTCTACAATGACCGAAAAGAAGTCATGGACACGACCTCCAATTCAGATGGAATTTCAG GTTCCTATGTTCACTGCATCCGGATTGCGTGTACGCTTCCTGAAG GTTTGGGAAAAGAGTGGGTACAATACAGTTGAATGGGTTCGTTACATTACAAAAGCCGGTTCGTATGAAATTAGGTGCTAA